One stretch of Ipomoea triloba cultivar NCNSP0323 chromosome 8, ASM357664v1 DNA includes these proteins:
- the LOC116027684 gene encoding wall-associated receptor kinase 2-like: protein MAAFTKVLLLLLFMLQVISTFEQATPKGGLAMPGCQEKCGNLTIPYPFGIGKPGCYLDEPFRVKCNSSTKVATLPYFYDVTIYNISSDSIIINAYGSSVVYNSSSGKNLEKGDVETVGYELLQPHFSISHTKNKFVALGCDIFSFLKDFRSGSIITGCASFCVNKDRLESQPNFSSCSGYGCCQTPIQTKLGDYFVSGAHTMNTDNTTWSRNRCNYIMIVEKSFDKFDEIKCRPDFTIPSAVDWSIGNLSCAKAKQRICGHNAYCANSTREGYLCRCSQGYQGNPYLPSGCQDIDECENQNENICPKNADCVNLQGSYYCSCRQGYRSDLSKSSPDGYTCIPDHERRMLVTLICVGVGVGISILILVVAGFWLNRKLKKMKLEKTKERFFKRNGGFLLQKQKPTSNRGSVLEMKIFKTEELEKATDNFNQSRILGKGGLGTVYKGMLSDGRIVAVKKSNKVNEGQVGQFINEISILSQINHRNIVKVLGCCLETEVPLVVYEYISNGTLSQHLNNNNTNSSASPLSWTHRLRIGAEIAGALAYLHSCASTAIFHRDIKSSNILLDENYRAVISDFGLSRSVHIDRTHLTTVVGGTFGYLDPEYFRSGHLNDKSDVYAFGVVLAELLTGQKVISSNTSDEGLAIRFKTSLKQKDGLFEILDRAVANEGGEEEIFVVAKLAKRCIKLNARKRSCMMEVATELQRLARTNGKDLQRRPNGFEDSYFSSGVMSFDYSSGPISFDYNLDLSIDKTM from the exons ATGGCAGCATTTACTAAggtattattgttgttgttgtttatgCTGCAAGTGATTAGCACATTTGAGCAAGCAACACCCAAAGGTGGGTTGGCAATGCCGGGTTGCCAAGAAAAATGCGGTAACTTGACAATTCCTTACCCATTTGGCATCGGAAAGCCTGGGTGCTATCTGGATGAACCATTTCGAGTGAAGTGCAACAGTTCCACCAAAGTTGCAACGCTACCTTATTTTTATGATGTGACCATTTACAACATCTCATCCGACAGTATCATTATCAACGCCTATGGGTCGTCCGTGGTCTACAACAGCTCCTCTGGGAAAAACCTGGAAAAAGGCGATGTGGAAACCGTTGGCTACGAATTGTTACAGCCGCATTTCAGCATCTCTCACACCAAGAACAAGTTCGTGGCACTTGGGTGTGATATATTCTCATTCTTGAAGGATTTCAGAAGCGGGAGCATCATAACTGGGTGTGCATCATTTTGTGTAAATAAAGACAGGTTAGAAAGCCAGCCCAATTTCTCATCGTGTTCTGGCTATGGTTGCTGTCAAACACCCATCCAAACAAAGCTTGGCGATTACTTTGTGTCCGGAGCGCACACCATGAACACAGATAACACTACTTGGTCTAGGAATCGGTGTAACTATATTATGATTGTTGAGAAGAGCTTCGACAAGTTCGATGAAATTAAATGCAGACCAGACTTTACTATCCCCTCCGCAGTTGACTGGTCAATTGGAAATCTCAGTTGCGCCAAAGCAAAACAGAGAATATGTGGCCACAATGCTTACTGTGCTAACTCAACTCGTGAAGGATATCTGTGTCGCTGCTCTCAAGGCTATCAGGGGAACCCATACTTGCCTAGTGGATGCCAAG ATATTGATGAGTGTGAAAACCAAAATGAGAATATATGCCCAAAGAACGCAGATTGTGTTAATCTTCAAGGCAGCTACTATTGCAGTTGTCGACAAGGCTACCGCAGTGATTTAAGTAAATCCAGTCCAGACGGATACACTTGTATACCTGACCACGAAAGGCGTATGTTGGTCACGCTAATTTGTGTAG GTGTTGGAGTGGGCATAAGTATTTTAATACTTGTAGTGGCTGGATTCTGGCTTAATCGCAAGTTAAAAAAGATGAAACTTGAGAAAACGAAAGAAAGGTTCTTCAAGAGGAATGGAGGCTTCTTATTGCAAAAACAAAAGCCTACTAGTAACAGAGGAAGTGTAttggaaatgaaaattttcaagacTGAAGAACTGGAGAAAGCAACAGACAATTTCAACCAAAGTCGAATTCTTGGGAAAGGTGGACTTGGTACAGTATACAAAGGTATGTTATCAGATGGGCGCATAGTGGCAGTGAAGAAATCTAACAAGGTAAATGAAGGTCAAGTTGGCCAGTTCATCAATGAGATTTCCATACTCTCCCAGATAAATCATAGAAACATTGTGAAAGTCTTAGGTTGTTGTTTGGAAACGGAAGTTCCATTGGTTGTATATGAATACATATCCAATGGAACCCTTTCACAACAtcttaataacaataatactaataGTAGCGCTTCACCACTGTCCTGGACACACCGTTTAAGGATTGGTGCAGAAATAGCAGGAGCCTTAGCCTATTTGCATTCGTGCGCTTCTACAGCCATCTTTCATCGTGACATCAAGTCGAGCAACATACTTCTGGATGAAAACTATAGGGCAGTGATTTCAGATTTTGGACTTTCAAGATCAGTACATATTGATAGAACACATTTAACCACGGTAGTTGGTGGCACATTTGGGTACTTAGACCCCGAATACTTCCGCTCGGGCCATCTAAACGATAAAAGTGATGTCTATGCATTTGGAGTCGTCCTCGCAGAATTACTGACAGGACAAAAGGTCATATCTTCCAATACGTCTGATGAAGGATTGGCAATTCGCTTTAAGACGTCTTTAAAGCAAAAAGATGGGCTATTTGAAATTCTAGACCGTGCAGTTGCAAATGAaggtggagaagaagaaatatttgttgttgCGAAGCTTGCCAAGAGATGCATAAAGCTAAATGCAAGAAAACGGTCGTGCATGATGGAAGTAGCAACTGAACTTCAACGATTGGCAAGGACTAATGGAAAAGATTTACAACGCAGGCCAAATGGTTTTGAAGATAGCTACTTCTCATCAGGTGTGATGTCATTTGACTACTCATCAGGTCCTATATCGTTTGACTACAACTTGGATTTAAGTATAGATAAGACGATGTAG